Genomic segment of Paenibacillus polymyxa:
CAAGTTGCCGTCGCGGCTGTTATTTTGAACAGGGTCAAGTCACCTAGCTTTCCCAACTCACCATCTGGAGTGATTTTTCAACCAGGAGCTTTCACAGCAGTAGCAGACGGTCAAATCTGGCTCACACCGAATGAGAATGCACAAAAGGCGGTACGCCAAGCCCTGAACGGCTGGGATCCAAGCGGAGGATGTCTCTATTATTTTAACCCAAAAACAGCCACCTCTAAATGGATTTGGTCCCGTCCGCAGGTGAAAACCATCGGGGAACATATTTTTTGCATGTAAAACGCCGAAGCAGCCGGGAGCTTGTCTCCGGTTGCTTCTTGGCTTTTGCATGGTTAGAATAAAGATTGGTACACTTTACCTCTTTACAGGAGGAAGATTCACAGCAACTAATGCTTTGCTAATCAAAGGCTAGACGCAAATTGACGTCACAAAGGAGTTTTGGACTTGAACAAAACAGGTTTCGAGCGTGGCACACGCAGACAACTGAGGATTCATGTACTGCCGACCAAGCGCTTTAAGACGTTTGCTATATCATTGTATGTAGGCACTCCGCTACGGGAGGACACCGTAACTCGAGTGGGGCTGGTACCTTTCGTTCTGCGACGGGGTACAGAATCGTATCCGCAGACTACACAATTCAGAGAACAGTTAGAGCAATTGTATGGCGCGGGTTTCGGTTTCGATGTGTATAAACGTGGAGATTATCAGATCGTGCAATTTCGCATGGATACGATTAATGACAGCTTTGTAAATAGTCCAGATAGTTTACTGGATCGTTCGTTTTCTTTTCTCGGAGAAGTGCTAACGAAGCCTGCATTGGAAAATGGTGCATTTCAAACGGGATACGTCCAGCAGGAACGAGAAAATGTGCGTAAGAAGCTGGAATCTATAGTTAACGATAAAATACGTTATGCTGGTGAGCGCTGTATGGAGGAAATGTGCAAGGATGAGCCTTATCGTCTGCACCCTCTTGGTCAACGATCTGATCTGGACAGTATAGATGCACAGAGCTTGTATAAGGCTTATGGAGAATGGCTGGATCATGCCAGCATGGATTTATACGTTGTGGGAGATACGACGCTAGAAGAAGTTGAGAAGTTTGTTGATCGCTATTTTCAATTGAATCGTTCAGCGGAAACAGGGTATGTTCCTGAACAGCCCAAGTCGGTA
This window contains:
- the yfmF gene encoding EF-P 5-aminopentanol modification-associated protein YfmF codes for the protein MNKTGFERGTRRQLRIHVLPTKRFKTFAISLYVGTPLREDTVTRVGLVPFVLRRGTESYPQTTQFREQLEQLYGAGFGFDVYKRGDYQIVQFRMDTINDSFVNSPDSLLDRSFSFLGEVLTKPALENGAFQTGYVQQERENVRKKLESIVNDKIRYAGERCMEEMCKDEPYRLHPLGQRSDLDSIDAQSLYKAYGEWLDHASMDLYVVGDTTLEEVEKFVDRYFQLNRSAETGYVPEQPKSVERDVQTVVERLDVNQGKLNMGLRTPITYGDDRYASALMYNGILGGYPHSKLFVNVREKESLAYYASSRYDGHKGIGTIQSGIEIPNYEKAVTIIRKQLEDTQNGAITELEMTQTQAMIRNLLKEMQDSAFEMIAYDFNRQLSGKERTVDELLSQVEAVKVQDVQDAARTFRLDTIYFLRDQKGE